The following coding sequences are from one Leptolyngbya sp. NIES-3755 window:
- a CDS encoding hypothetical protein (hypothetical protein FJSC11DRAFT_2138;~similar to AA sequence:cyanobase_aa:LBDG_48970) yields MKKDLRRIEETLLQLNKKVPTLSTAPTPEPEIVQRPVSFDLHSKPPKAIEPEIASPPAIDSEPKPLNLPKLKTPNFTSHRNAANPALASTLLLEMKTIADNWQVELNQTLRQIQDLYLEGPIVDGWLESDSGHPLGDLSTLRHGEVDRLMSYIEEICATPIPGTKGAPKAGYRLCGINADGQRWSYPCPAEQIPSLSLAIARYHKLRQLLDRKQHLENRLTGLAETLVGLHSKMKD; encoded by the coding sequence ATGAAAAAAGATTTGCGTCGGATTGAAGAGACTTTGCTTCAACTCAATAAAAAAGTCCCGACCCTATCCACTGCGCCCACTCCAGAGCCAGAGATCGTTCAGCGTCCGGTTTCTTTTGATCTCCACTCGAAACCCCCGAAAGCGATCGAGCCAGAAATCGCTTCTCCTCCCGCAATCGACAGCGAACCCAAACCCCTCAATTTACCCAAACTCAAAACTCCCAATTTCACAAGCCATCGAAACGCTGCAAATCCCGCGCTCGCTTCTACTTTGCTGCTTGAGATGAAAACGATCGCAGACAATTGGCAAGTTGAACTGAATCAAACGCTACGTCAAATTCAAGATCTTTATCTCGAAGGTCCGATCGTAGATGGTTGGCTAGAATCTGATTCCGGTCATCCGTTGGGCGACTTGTCCACCCTGCGTCATGGAGAAGTCGATCGCTTAATGTCGTACATCGAAGAAATTTGCGCGACTCCAATTCCCGGCACAAAAGGCGCACCCAAAGCTGGGTATCGTCTTTGTGGAATTAATGCTGATGGTCAACGTTGGTCTTATCCTTGTCCAGCCGAACAGATTCCAAGTTTGAGTCTCGCGATCGCTCGATATCACAAACTCCGTCAACTTCTCGATCGCAAACAGCATCTCGAAAATCGTCTGACTGGACTGGCAGAAACCTTAGTCGGCTTACATAGCAAGATGAAAGATTAA